The Mesobacillus jeotgali genome window below encodes:
- the coaW gene encoding type II pantothenate kinase produces MSNRVGIDAGGSLIKIAYEEDGRFHYRKHTIAEMDGTLNWLKTVFPNEMISLTGGRAGIIKTRFFPEAEIVDEFSAACDGANYLMMQEGLSNAENSLLINIGTGTSWFKMNGESYSRVLGSGIGGGTFMGMGKLLADSSDFATLVGLAATGDKGNLDLLVKDIYHPEEPPIPGDLTASNFAKTEEINSSSTADQMASILNMIAETITLLTLQTATLHNTKKVIFIGSTLTGNKPLRNSLEFYCQMSGLDSYFLQNGEFSGSIGALLK; encoded by the coding sequence ATGAGTAATAGGGTCGGCATAGATGCTGGAGGGTCATTAATAAAGATTGCTTATGAGGAGGATGGCAGGTTTCATTATCGCAAACATACGATAGCAGAAATGGACGGTACATTAAATTGGCTGAAAACAGTTTTCCCGAATGAAATGATTTCACTGACAGGCGGGAGAGCCGGAATTATTAAAACCAGATTTTTTCCGGAAGCAGAGATTGTCGATGAATTTAGCGCCGCATGTGATGGTGCGAATTACTTAATGATGCAGGAAGGCTTGTCTAATGCCGAAAATTCCTTACTTATCAATATTGGCACCGGCACTTCCTGGTTTAAAATGAATGGCGAAAGCTATAGCAGGGTTCTTGGCAGTGGAATTGGCGGCGGAACTTTTATGGGGATGGGAAAGCTTCTTGCTGATTCCAGCGATTTCGCAACTCTTGTCGGTTTGGCTGCAACCGGCGACAAAGGGAACCTGGACCTCCTGGTGAAGGATATCTATCATCCGGAAGAACCACCAATTCCTGGCGACTTAACTGCAAGCAACTTTGCCAAAACGGAAGAAATCAATTCAAGCTCTACAGCCGATCAAATGGCATCAATTCTAAATATGATCGCAGAAACGATAACCCTTCTAACTCTCCAGACAGCAACTCTACACAACACAAAGAAGGTAATCTTCATAGGAAGTACGCTCACAGGCAATAAGCCATTGCGGAATAGCCTTGAGTTTTATTGTCAAATGTCGGGGCTGGATTCATACTTCCTGCAAAACGGGGAATTCAGCGGGTCAATTGGGGCTCTGCTAAAGTAA
- a CDS encoding LLM class flavin-dependent oxidoreductase: MTDNKRLNDIKYSVLDLAPILEGGTASDALRNTLDLAQNAEKWGYNRYWLAEHHNMPGIASSATSVVIGHVAAGTSSIRVGSGGIMLPNHAPLVIAEQFGTLESLFPGRIDLGLGRAPGTDQVTAYALRRERRSDGQDFPEQLDELRAYFNPELDSQYRSVRAIPGEGLSIPIWLLGSSGYSAQLAGQLGLPFSFASHFSPENTLGALKLYRRNFQPSDVLQEPYAMVGVNVIAAETDEEAEFLATSMQQQFLNLFRNNPSPLLPPVKNFGDQLSEYEKMLLDSRIGSSIVGSPETIKTKLQQFLDETQADEMIINAQIFDHKARLKSFEIVSDVFKG; the protein is encoded by the coding sequence ATGACCGACAACAAACGTTTAAACGATATAAAATACTCCGTGCTCGACTTGGCTCCTATTCTTGAAGGCGGCACAGCATCAGATGCACTTAGGAACACTCTTGACCTTGCCCAGAATGCGGAAAAATGGGGTTATAACCGCTATTGGTTAGCAGAGCACCATAATATGCCAGGCATCGCAAGTTCTGCTACGTCCGTTGTAATCGGCCATGTTGCAGCCGGAACAAGCTCCATCAGAGTGGGGTCGGGCGGGATTATGCTCCCTAACCATGCTCCCCTTGTCATCGCTGAACAATTCGGGACGCTTGAATCCCTATTCCCGGGCCGCATTGATCTAGGTCTCGGACGCGCTCCAGGAACTGACCAGGTGACGGCTTATGCATTAAGGCGGGAACGTCGAAGTGATGGCCAGGACTTCCCGGAGCAATTGGATGAACTTAGGGCCTATTTCAATCCGGAACTGGATTCACAATATCGCAGTGTCAGGGCGATTCCAGGTGAAGGTTTGAGTATACCAATCTGGCTATTAGGCTCAAGCGGCTACAGTGCACAGCTTGCGGGACAACTAGGTTTGCCATTTTCATTCGCCAGCCATTTCTCACCGGAAAATACATTAGGTGCATTAAAGCTTTACCGAAGGAACTTCCAGCCTTCAGATGTTTTGCAAGAGCCATACGCAATGGTGGGCGTTAACGTGATTGCTGCTGAAACGGATGAGGAAGCTGAGTTCCTGGCAACATCCATGCAGCAGCAGTTTCTGAACCTGTTCAGGAATAATCCAAGTCCATTGCTGCCGCCTGTCAAGAACTTTGGTGACCAGCTGAGCGAATATGAAAAAATGCTTCTGGATAGCCGTATCGGGTCATCAATTGTTGGAAGCCCTGAAACAATCAAAACAAAGCTGCAGCAATTCCTTGACGAAACACAGGCAGATGAAATGATCATCAATGCACAAATATTTGACCATAAAGCCAGATTGAAATCTTTCGAAATCGTTTCCGATGTTTTTAAAGGATAA
- a CDS encoding exonuclease domain-containing protein, whose protein sequence is MGMNDMIRFFRQMSGKIGSNIYAGMPTHSNPQQMSFLRQLQKEMKEVNSLDSPLEELPVVVFDLETTGFYPEKGDRIISIGAIKVIGSTILENEVFYSLINPEISVPPDILSLTSITEEELLTAPKTSQALMEFLNFIGSSVLVAHHATHEQAFMKKFTSSHLRLNFEHRVIDTSFLVRIFQPIVNPLPLEQICLECGIEVKNRHHALGDSKMAAKIWAFYIKKAREQGYQNLREVYEYLSLKR, encoded by the coding sequence ATGGGAATGAATGATATGATTCGTTTCTTTCGGCAAATGAGCGGGAAGATCGGATCGAACATCTATGCCGGAATGCCAACCCACTCAAATCCACAACAAATGTCGTTTTTAAGACAGCTGCAAAAAGAAATGAAGGAAGTAAATAGCCTTGACAGTCCGTTGGAAGAATTGCCAGTCGTAGTTTTTGACCTCGAGACAACAGGTTTTTATCCTGAAAAAGGCGACAGGATCATCTCTATAGGAGCTATAAAAGTAATTGGTTCCACAATACTTGAAAATGAGGTCTTCTATTCATTAATCAACCCTGAAATTTCAGTACCTCCTGATATCCTAAGCCTGACTTCTATCACTGAGGAAGAGCTTTTGACTGCCCCGAAAACTTCACAAGCCCTGATGGAATTTTTAAATTTCATAGGCAGCTCAGTACTTGTAGCTCACCATGCAACACATGAGCAAGCCTTTATGAAGAAATTCACAAGCAGTCATTTACGATTAAATTTTGAACACAGGGTGATTGATACTTCATTTTTGGTTAGAATATTCCAGCCCATTGTCAATCCCCTGCCTTTGGAACAAATTTGCCTTGAGTGCGGGATTGAAGTGAAAAATAGGCATCATGCATTGGGAGATTCCAAAATGGCAGCGAAGATTTGGGCATTCTATATAAAAAAAGCCCGGGAGCAAGGCTACCAGAACTTGCGGGAGGTTTATGAATACCTATCTTTAAAAAGATAA
- a CDS encoding DUF294 nucleotidyltransferase-like domain-containing protein has translation MNFDDYSIINAIRVKGLSDAIFSNEQLNHFHDLIYDQVISATVSKLSKEYGNPPSPFCFFVMGSAGRMEQSIWSDQDHGLVFKTNSNDAQEYFLKLGKEISEGLELAGYKKCSGAVMASNPLWCKSLKDWENQLGLWAGESTWESIRYLLIFADARTIYGDHSLLNILKEKAFAEVKREQLLLRMLHNTMFLKKGIGVLGQLLVESHGAFTGSINLKETAFFPFVNAARLLSFYEGIKETPTLSRISLLADVVISHQDKSLYGNTFSALLDYRLKHGSHRDYDSGHYVNINKLSKDEKKALKEMIKVGEQFYEHVGKLL, from the coding sequence ATGAACTTCGATGACTATTCAATTATTAATGCAATAAGAGTTAAAGGGCTGTCTGACGCAATTTTCAGCAATGAACAATTAAACCATTTCCATGACTTGATCTATGATCAAGTCATATCTGCTACAGTAAGCAAATTGTCAAAAGAATATGGGAACCCCCCTTCACCTTTCTGTTTCTTCGTCATGGGCAGTGCTGGGCGGATGGAGCAATCTATTTGGAGTGACCAGGACCACGGGCTTGTTTTCAAAACAAACAGTAATGATGCACAGGAGTACTTTTTAAAGTTAGGTAAAGAGATTTCCGAAGGATTAGAGCTGGCTGGCTATAAAAAATGTTCCGGCGCTGTTATGGCCAGCAATCCGTTGTGGTGTAAATCGCTGAAAGATTGGGAGAATCAACTTGGACTTTGGGCTGGTGAATCGACATGGGAGTCAATTCGATATTTACTTATATTTGCCGATGCCAGGACCATCTACGGCGATCATAGTCTATTAAATATCTTGAAAGAAAAAGCCTTTGCTGAAGTTAAAAGAGAACAATTGCTGTTAAGAATGCTTCATAACACAATGTTTCTTAAAAAAGGGATCGGAGTACTTGGTCAGCTGCTTGTAGAATCTCATGGCGCCTTTACTGGATCTATTAATCTAAAGGAGACAGCGTTTTTCCCCTTTGTAAATGCAGCAAGACTGTTGTCATTTTACGAAGGGATAAAAGAAACTCCGACTCTCTCCCGTATCAGCCTTTTAGCTGACGTCGTGATATCGCATCAAGATAAATCTTTGTACGGCAATACCTTCTCTGCGTTGCTTGACTATCGCCTGAAACATGGAAGTCATAGGGATTATGACTCCGGACACTACGTTAATATCAATAAACTTTCTAAAGATGAAAAGAAAGCATTAAAAGAGATGATTAAAGTGGGTGAACAATTTTATGAACATGTCGGAAAGCTGCTTTAA
- a CDS encoding ammonium transporter yields MDTVFLMNSLWVMISAVLVILMIGGFILLETGSTRMKNAGHIAGKTILTFGISSIVFWAVGYGLIFGEGNSILGFSDFFYSGYDVEGLGLSGAVFFLFQLAFAGISLTIAFGGFAERAKLSVYLVFALLFSILVYPFIAHWIWGGGWLAEHGKQDFAGSTVVHLTGAMAALAATILLKPRIGKFNKDGSANNIEGHNQVFTALSVLLLWVGWFGFNAGSTVSVDGAFFGFVALNTNLAAAAGTVAAMLISWIVLGKADVPMMLNGALAGLVAITASCAFVDTWASVVIGLIAGILVFYSIRFFESRKIDDPIFALSVHGTAGVWGTLSTGLFATPELATVGNPGLFYGGGFEQLGVQALGVVASGAFAFIVSFIILSIMKVTMKGLRVTEEEEIIGLDISEHGSYGYPELVNKEAAAEVSMDVTSKSNPPLSSQQPSVN; encoded by the coding sequence ATGGATACGGTATTTTTAATGAATAGCCTATGGGTTATGATCTCCGCAGTTTTGGTTATTTTGATGATTGGAGGTTTCATCCTGCTTGAAACAGGATCAACACGAATGAAGAACGCCGGCCACATTGCCGGAAAAACAATTTTGACATTTGGGATTTCCTCAATCGTTTTCTGGGCTGTAGGCTATGGACTTATTTTTGGGGAAGGTAACTCGATTCTGGGCTTCTCGGACTTTTTCTATTCTGGCTATGATGTAGAGGGCTTAGGACTTTCAGGTGCTGTATTCTTTCTGTTCCAGCTGGCTTTCGCCGGGATATCCTTAACGATTGCTTTTGGCGGATTTGCTGAGAGAGCAAAATTGTCTGTATATCTTGTCTTTGCACTTTTATTTTCAATTTTAGTTTATCCTTTCATCGCCCATTGGATCTGGGGCGGCGGATGGCTTGCAGAGCATGGAAAACAGGATTTTGCAGGCTCTACAGTTGTCCACTTGACTGGTGCAATGGCAGCACTGGCAGCGACGATTCTTTTGAAGCCGCGTATTGGTAAATTTAATAAAGACGGTTCAGCTAATAATATCGAAGGTCACAACCAGGTCTTCACAGCATTGAGCGTTTTGTTATTATGGGTTGGCTGGTTTGGATTTAATGCAGGAAGCACCGTTTCTGTTGATGGAGCATTCTTTGGATTTGTTGCTCTCAACACGAATCTTGCGGCAGCTGCTGGTACTGTGGCAGCCATGCTCATCTCCTGGATTGTTTTAGGCAAAGCGGATGTTCCAATGATGCTGAACGGAGCACTCGCAGGTCTAGTAGCCATTACGGCATCCTGTGCTTTTGTTGATACTTGGGCATCAGTAGTCATCGGGCTTATTGCTGGCATCCTTGTTTTCTACAGTATTCGCTTCTTTGAAAGCAGAAAGATAGATGATCCTATCTTTGCGCTATCAGTACACGGTACGGCTGGTGTTTGGGGAACTCTATCAACAGGACTCTTTGCGACTCCTGAGCTAGCCACAGTCGGGAATCCAGGATTGTTTTATGGTGGCGGTTTTGAACAGCTAGGAGTTCAGGCGCTGGGAGTTGTCGCCTCAGGTGCTTTCGCTTTCATAGTATCTTTTATCATCTTATCGATTATGAAGGTAACAATGAAGGGCTTGCGGGTAACAGAAGAGGAAGAAATCATCGGCCTGGATATTAGTGAACACGGAAGCTATGGGTATCCGGAATTGGTCAATAAGGAAGCAGCAGCTGAGGTATCAATGGATGTCACCTCAAAATCCAATCCCCCTTTAAGTTCACAGCAACCATCTGTCAATTAG
- a CDS encoding MerR family transcriptional regulator produces the protein MKVKCKSVVNELAADPSSYKEKKVITIGIVSELTGLSERQIRYYEERKLVFPDRTPGGSRRYSFLDVEQLVEIANKIEDGVQTYEIRQEMVRKKKQTDEEAHKKMIQGQLNARFGIRKY, from the coding sequence ATGAAAGTAAAATGCAAAAGTGTGGTGAATGAATTGGCTGCAGACCCTTCCTCCTACAAGGAAAAGAAAGTGATTACAATTGGTATTGTCAGTGAGTTGACCGGTCTTTCAGAACGTCAGATCCGATACTATGAAGAAAGGAAATTAGTCTTTCCCGACCGGACTCCTGGCGGAAGCAGAAGATATTCATTCCTGGATGTCGAGCAATTAGTGGAGATTGCCAATAAAATTGAAGACGGAGTCCAAACTTATGAGATTAGACAGGAAATGGTACGGAAAAAGAAGCAGACGGATGAAGAAGCTCATAAGAAAATGATTCAAGGACAATTGAATGCCAGATTTGGCATCCGTAAGTATTGA
- the fbpA gene encoding Fur-regulated basic protein FbpA: MSLHLRTAVEKLKDHYIQHLIKSKMTNESEEELRKLTLTELKNLINRY; this comes from the coding sequence GTGTCCTTGCATTTGCGTACTGCTGTAGAAAAACTTAAAGACCATTATATCCAGCATCTAATCAAATCGAAAATGACAAATGAAAGCGAAGAAGAATTAAGAAAGCTGACATTGACTGAACTAAAGAATTTAATAAATAGGTATTAG
- a CDS encoding dimethylarginine dimethylaminohydrolase family protein — translation MQPENRGYVINEYDVLKKVILCQPQYMTIREVINETQKHFKDEGIHIEVALEQHNEFVNTLKNNGVEVILLPYHKKYPEQVFTRDIGFTLGQTIFVADMASDVRKGEEDVLKQWLEDEGMSYYNLIGDHIEGGDVVIDQDTVYVGLSNRTNQQAADHLQGLLPTFEVKAVPFKAEYLHLDCVFNVVSPEIALIYRPALTEEDIKMFGSRYDLIDVSEEEQFTLGTNVLGIGNKKILSLPVNKGVNEQLRSKGFEVIEVDITEIIKSGGSFRCCTLPIMREKSVN, via the coding sequence ATGCAGCCCGAAAATAGAGGGTATGTCATAAATGAATATGACGTACTTAAGAAAGTCATTCTTTGTCAGCCACAGTATATGACAATTCGTGAAGTAATAAATGAAACCCAGAAACATTTCAAGGATGAAGGCATACATATAGAAGTTGCCTTGGAACAGCATAATGAGTTTGTGAACACATTGAAAAATAACGGGGTGGAGGTCATCCTGCTTCCATACCACAAAAAATACCCGGAACAAGTATTTACGAGGGATATCGGATTTACCCTGGGCCAAACAATTTTTGTTGCGGATATGGCCAGCGATGTGCGCAAGGGGGAGGAGGATGTCCTGAAACAATGGCTCGAGGATGAAGGAATGTCATACTACAATTTAATCGGTGATCACATCGAAGGCGGGGATGTAGTCATCGATCAAGACACTGTATATGTTGGCTTGAGCAACAGGACAAACCAACAGGCAGCAGATCACCTTCAAGGACTCCTTCCGACCTTCGAAGTGAAAGCCGTCCCTTTTAAAGCGGAGTATTTGCACCTTGATTGTGTCTTTAATGTCGTTTCACCGGAAATCGCCCTAATTTACCGTCCAGCATTAACAGAGGAAGATATTAAGATGTTCGGCTCGCGATATGATTTGATTGACGTGAGTGAGGAAGAACAATTCACACTTGGAACAAATGTGCTGGGGATCGGAAACAAGAAAATTTTGAGCTTGCCTGTAAATAAAGGAGTTAATGAACAGCTAAGGAGTAAAGGATTTGAAGTCATTGAAGTGGATATAACAGAAATCATCAAATCCGGCGGATCGTTTAGATGCTGCACACTTCCGATTATGCGGGAGAAGAGTGTTAATTAA
- a CDS encoding alanine/glycine:cation symporter family protein produces the protein MEAFVSWLNGILWSNPVIYIILGIGLLFSILTRFLQVRLLKDMVTLMFKGRSSDAGVSSFQALSIALSGRVGTGNIAGTATAIAMGGPGAVFWMWTIAFIGAGSAFVESTLAQIYKVKQDGLYRGGPAYYIEKGLGIKWFAIAFAVAALLAMSLLMPGIQSNSIALGLENAFGVSKTVTGFIVIALLALIIFGGVKRIATVAQYTVPFMAVGYILVALIIIGMNISEVPAVFALIFKSAFGADSMFGGILGSAIAWGVKRGIYSNEAGQGTGPHAAAAAEVSHPAKQGLVQAFSVYIDTLFVCSATAFMILFTGMFNTVGADGAFIVENLKGVEAGPGYTQAAVDAVLPGFGAEFVAVALFFFAFTTIMAYYYMAETNIAYLLRGRNGKVPMFILKVVILGATFYGAVKEASLAWALGDAGLGLMVWLNLIAIVLLAKPALIALKDYEEQRKQGIDPVFNSKKLGIKNAEYWEEEYSFNHEKEKVS, from the coding sequence TTGGAAGCTTTTGTTTCTTGGCTCAATGGGATTCTTTGGAGCAACCCGGTTATTTATATCATTCTTGGAATCGGTTTGCTCTTCTCGATCCTGACACGTTTTTTGCAAGTCAGACTATTGAAGGACATGGTTACACTAATGTTCAAAGGAAGAAGTTCCGATGCGGGTGTTTCATCTTTCCAGGCCTTATCTATCGCTTTATCCGGCCGTGTAGGAACTGGTAACATTGCAGGTACCGCCACTGCTATCGCCATGGGTGGTCCTGGGGCTGTGTTCTGGATGTGGACGATTGCGTTCATCGGAGCTGGCAGTGCCTTCGTTGAATCAACATTAGCTCAAATTTACAAGGTAAAGCAGGATGGTCTTTATCGAGGCGGTCCGGCGTATTACATCGAAAAAGGACTTGGCATCAAGTGGTTCGCTATTGCTTTTGCCGTAGCTGCCTTGCTGGCAATGTCACTGCTTATGCCAGGAATTCAGTCAAACTCGATTGCACTTGGCCTTGAGAACGCTTTTGGGGTTAGCAAAACAGTGACAGGATTCATCGTTATTGCACTGTTGGCTTTAATCATTTTCGGAGGCGTTAAAAGGATTGCAACTGTTGCCCAATATACAGTTCCATTCATGGCCGTAGGATACATCCTTGTTGCTCTTATCATCATTGGAATGAATATCTCAGAAGTTCCTGCGGTGTTCGCTTTAATCTTCAAAAGTGCATTCGGTGCTGACTCCATGTTTGGCGGAATTCTTGGCAGCGCGATTGCATGGGGTGTAAAACGCGGTATTTATTCCAATGAAGCAGGACAGGGAACAGGGCCTCACGCAGCAGCTGCTGCTGAAGTATCACACCCGGCTAAACAAGGTCTTGTTCAGGCATTCTCAGTTTACATCGATACTCTATTCGTTTGTTCCGCTACAGCATTCATGATCCTGTTCACTGGAATGTTCAACACTGTTGGCGCTGACGGTGCATTCATTGTGGAAAACCTTAAGGGAGTGGAAGCCGGCCCTGGATATACTCAGGCTGCAGTAGATGCGGTTCTCCCTGGTTTTGGTGCCGAATTCGTTGCTGTCGCATTATTTTTCTTTGCTTTCACAACAATCATGGCATACTATTATATGGCAGAGACAAATATCGCTTATCTTCTGAGGGGAAGAAATGGCAAAGTACCAATGTTCATCCTGAAAGTTGTCATCCTCGGAGCAACTTTCTACGGAGCGGTGAAAGAAGCTTCACTTGCATGGGCTCTTGGTGATGCTGGCCTTGGATTGATGGTGTGGCTCAACCTGATCGCCATTGTCCTGCTCGCAAAGCCGGCATTGATTGCTTTGAAGGATTATGAGGAACAAAGAAAGCAAGGCATCGATCCGGTCTTCAATTCCAAAAAGCTTGGCATCAAGAATGCTGAGTATTGGGAAGAAGAATATTCCTTCAACCATGAAAAGGAAAAAGTATCATAA
- a CDS encoding CBASS cGAMP-activated phospholipase — MKMLCIDGGGIRGIFPIAILQNIEEEFGKPVGELFDVISGTSTGAIIAASAALNTSMQEVMGRYETYGEKIFLRKAKIGLFKSVYSDTYLRRLLKQAFKDISLGEIEKPLLIPAVDITHGKPYVHRSDFGHSSENELSIKVWDAVLSSCSAPIYFPPNNVNNQYLSIDGGLWANNPSLVCVTEALHHFKIDLDDIQIMSIGTGQQNIDFTMQEERHWGIRQWLPFHFPSLKVTPKLLDLAMDLSSESVSYHCRLLLGDHYFRLNTELAEEVPFDDFTSMAKLKELGQKVFIDNKKDISAFLSQK, encoded by the coding sequence ATGAAAATGCTATGCATAGACGGTGGCGGAATAAGGGGCATTTTCCCGATTGCCATCCTCCAAAACATAGAAGAAGAGTTTGGAAAGCCTGTTGGTGAACTTTTTGATGTGATCTCAGGGACAAGCACAGGTGCAATCATCGCTGCTTCAGCTGCCCTGAATACTTCCATGCAAGAGGTGATGGGGAGGTATGAGACTTACGGAGAGAAGATCTTTTTAAGAAAAGCCAAAATCGGTCTCTTCAAAAGTGTCTATAGTGACACATATTTACGCCGTCTGTTAAAGCAGGCTTTCAAGGATATATCTCTCGGTGAAATCGAAAAACCTTTGTTGATCCCAGCTGTTGATATAACTCATGGAAAACCCTATGTTCATCGATCAGACTTTGGTCACTCGTCCGAAAACGAGTTATCAATAAAGGTATGGGATGCCGTCCTATCTTCCTGTTCAGCACCCATCTACTTCCCGCCAAACAATGTAAACAACCAGTATCTCTCGATAGATGGGGGATTATGGGCCAATAATCCTTCATTGGTTTGTGTAACTGAGGCCTTGCACCACTTTAAAATAGACTTGGATGACATCCAGATCATGTCGATTGGTACGGGCCAGCAGAATATCGATTTTACCATGCAGGAGGAAAGGCACTGGGGAATCCGCCAGTGGCTTCCGTTCCATTTTCCTTCTTTAAAGGTTACGCCAAAGTTATTGGATTTGGCGATGGACTTGTCCTCTGAATCTGTTTCCTATCACTGCAGGCTTTTGCTAGGAGATCATTACTTTCGCCTTAATACAGAGTTAGCGGAAGAAGTTCCGTTTGACGATTTTACAAGTATGGCAAAGTTAAAGGAGCTAGGGCAAAAAGTTTTTATAGATAATAAAAAAGATATAAGTGCATTTTTATCACAAAAATAA
- a CDS encoding DUF1292 domain-containing protein, which produces MEKLEVGEAFTISDENDAEQEVEVIGTVTIEGTDYAAVSFVEDLQTETDEDIDIFFLKVDVDGDLAAIDSDEEFEKVSSAFDEMLNEEE; this is translated from the coding sequence ATGGAAAAACTTGAAGTTGGTGAAGCATTCACAATAAGTGATGAAAATGATGCGGAGCAAGAGGTAGAGGTTATCGGTACTGTGACAATAGAGGGCACTGACTATGCTGCAGTAAGCTTCGTAGAAGATCTGCAAACGGAAACGGATGAAGATATCGATATCTTTTTCTTAAAAGTGGATGTGGATGGAGACTTAGCTGCAATCGATTCGGATGAAGAATTCGAAAAAGTTTCTTCCGCTTTTGATGAAATGCTGAATGAAGAAGAGTAG
- a CDS encoding glycoside hydrolase family 18 protein, producing the protein MKKTFLPLLIVLLTFIGGFMSGTIYSNSQKITTKASSDQASHSNKIPGIKKEPELKDQESKVLIGYVQDFRNPDEIDYDSLTHIIFSFAHPNKDGSILLNGNHAVQNLRSIVKKARAHDTKVLLAVGGWYHINGGESYDYFKAAISNPDSRKKLVHELVSFTEKETLHGVDIDFEHPRSQEDARNLAEFAEELSEQLKPKGKELSIAVNAKVHSVTGTEIHSVVFEPSMFKYFDHVNLMAYDGQWDGEYNAANLSPYSYSANIVAYWTGLFDKQGFSRDKLTLGVPLYAQPEDPSIKQVSYEALINHHPDNAGKDQVELNGTTYHYNGHSTLIKKTDLALSQNLGGMMLWEAGLDAKGNHSATALIAGELKKQEDTRYYTRK; encoded by the coding sequence TCTGGAACAATATATTCAAATTCGCAAAAAATCACTACAAAAGCAAGCAGTGATCAAGCTTCACATTCAAACAAAATTCCTGGTATTAAAAAAGAACCGGAATTGAAAGATCAAGAATCCAAGGTGCTGATTGGCTATGTCCAGGATTTCAGGAATCCAGATGAAATTGATTACGATAGCCTGACACATATTATTTTTTCGTTTGCCCATCCAAACAAGGACGGCAGCATACTGCTGAACGGCAATCATGCCGTCCAAAATTTAAGGAGCATTGTCAAGAAAGCGCGAGCACATGATACAAAGGTCTTGCTGGCAGTCGGCGGCTGGTATCATATAAATGGCGGAGAGTCTTACGACTATTTCAAGGCAGCTATCTCAAACCCTGACTCAAGAAAAAAACTAGTTCACGAGCTTGTGAGTTTTACAGAGAAAGAAACGCTTCATGGAGTCGACATAGATTTTGAGCATCCACGATCACAAGAAGATGCCCGCAATCTGGCTGAATTTGCTGAGGAATTGAGTGAACAGTTGAAGCCTAAAGGGAAAGAACTATCTATTGCAGTAAACGCCAAGGTGCATAGCGTAACAGGGACAGAAATTCATTCAGTCGTATTTGAGCCTTCCATGTTCAAGTACTTTGATCATGTCAATTTGATGGCATATGATGGCCAATGGGACGGAGAGTATAACGCAGCCAATCTATCACCTTACTCTTATTCAGCTAATATAGTAGCCTACTGGACGGGGCTATTTGACAAGCAAGGGTTTTCGAGGGATAAGCTGACCCTGGGGGTGCCGCTCTATGCACAGCCAGAAGATCCTTCGATCAAACAGGTCTCATACGAAGCTCTAATTAATCATCACCCCGATAATGCGGGAAAGGATCAGGTTGAGTTGAATGGGACCACCTACCATTATAATGGCCATTCCACACTGATAAAGAAAACCGATCTTGCCCTTTCTCAAAATCTTGGCGGCATGATGCTTTGGGAAGCGGGTTTGGACGCAAAAGGGAACCATAGTGCCACAGCCTTAATCGCAGGAGAATTAAAGAAGCAGGAAGATACTCGTTACTATACGAGGAAATAA